Below is a genomic region from Anaerolineae bacterium.
GCGTGATCCCTCTAAAATCCAAACCCCGCTCTATCAACGACTGCCGCACCGGCGGCGACATGGTGCGGCTCAATAAATCCAGGCTGCGGTGTAAATTGGCCAGGTTTTTGACCATCTGGTTGAAGACTCTGGCCAGGCGGCCAATCTCGTCCGCACTCTTATCCTCAATGCGAATGCTTAAATCCCCCTGGGCCACCTGTTCCGCCGCCTCGATGAAACGGTTGATCCGTTGCCCAATCTGCCGGGCAATGAACAACCCCACTCCAATGGCGGCCAGAAATGAGATAGTGGCAATCAGGAGCAGTTCTATCAATGGATGAAATGTTCTGAGGGTAGCAATGGCCCAAACCAACACCAGCAGGCCAATCAAAACCAGCAGGGGCGCGATAATCCCAAATTTCAGGCTGGTCTTGTCCAGGATGTGGGCAAGTCTTTTTGGGGGAAACGATTTTTGCCGGGTCATGAGAGATTTTTGGGTCACTCCCTGCCGGAAAATAGCCAATTCATAATTCGCCTTTTTCAAAATAATAACACCTGATGAGGCCAAAGACAAATTATCTAAAAAATAGTTTTGGCCCGCCGACCTTTTATGCTATCATATCACAGCTGCCCAATGTATCCGGTTCAGGCAGAACCAAGTCACCCTGGGGGGATAAAAACATGCGGATTGATGATCGCCAATTAGACCGTATTCTGGCAACGGTGCAAAAACCCGCCCGCTACGTGGGCGGAGAATTCAATAGCGTGGTCAAAGATTGGGCCAATCCCCAAATTTTAACCAAAGTGGCCCTGGTTTTTCCCGACCTGTACGATTTGGGCATGAGCAACCTGGGCCTGGCTATTTTGTACGACCTGCTCAATGGGCGCGACGATGTTTTGGCCGAGCGGGTTTACGCGCCCTGGCCTGACCTGGAAGCCAAATTGCGGGACGGCGAGGTGCCTTTGTATGCCCTGGAAAGCCGGCGCGAATTGCGCGACTTTGACCTCATCGGCTTCAGCCTGCCCTACCCCCAGCTTTACACCAACGTGCTCAATATCCTCAACCTGGGCCGCCTGCCGCTCTTGAGCCGCCGGCGGGATGAAACTTACCCTTTGGTATGCGCCGGCGGCAACGCCGCGCTCAACCCCGAACCCATGGCCGATTTTATAGATTTTTTTGTGCTGGGGGAAGGTGAAGACGTGATCATTGAAATCATCCAGACCATGCGCCAGGTAACGGGCCAGGACCGAGGAACCCAACTGCGCCGCCTGGCCCGTATTCCCGGCGTATACGTGCCCCGTTTTTATGCCATTACCACCTATGCCGACGGCACAATTGCCAAAGTTGAGCCGCAGGTTGCCGAGGCCGCCGGCCACATCGTCAAACGAATCGCGCCCTTATTGCCCCCGCCGGTCACTCGTTTTGTGGTGCCTTTTGTAGACGTGGTTTTTAACCGGGCCTCCATAGAAATCCAGCGGGGCTGCACCCGGGGCTGCCGTTTTTGCCAGGCCGGGATGGTCTTTCGCCCCGTGCGGGAGCGTTCGCTGGCCGAGTTGCTGGAAACGGTGGAGCGCATCATGACCGATACCGGCCACGAAGAAATCGGCTTGCTCTCGTTGAGCAGCAGCGACTACAGCCGGATTGGGCCGTTGGTCCAGGCCATTTCAGAAAAATATGGCGACCAGGTTCTCAATATTTCCCTGCCCAGCCTGCGAATCGAGTCCTTTTCGGCCGACTTGCTGGAAATGCTCCAGGGCGGGCGCAAAAGCAGTTTTACCTTTGCCCCGGAAGCCGCCACCGACCGCATGCGCCGGGTTATCAACAAATACATCAGCACCGCCGACCTGCTGCAAACCGCCGAAGAAGTTTACCGCCGGGGCTGGCGGCTGATCAAACTCTATTTTATGATTGGCCAGCCCACCGAAACCGAGGCCGACGTCAGGGCCATTGCTCACCTGGCCAAACAAGTGCTGGCAATTGGCCGCAAATATCACGGCGGGCGGGCCAAAGTGCGGGTGGGGGTCAGCACCTTTGTGCCCCAACCCCACACCCCCTTCCAGTGGGCCGGCCTGGCCCCTCTGGCCGAGATTCGCAGCAAACAGGCCCTGCTGCGGCAGGAGTTTGGGGCTGGAGAATCTGGCCGGGGCCTTATTTTTGATTGGAATGAGCCGGAAGAAAGTTTGCTGGAAGCGGTTCTGGCGCGCGGCGACCGCCGTTTGGGGGTCGTCATCAAGTCGGCCTGGGAGCGGGGCGCTAAATTTGACGCCTGGAACGAATGGTTCCGGTTGGAGGCGTGGCAGCAAGCCTTTGCCAAACACAAACTCGATCCGGCCTGGTACGCCCACCGGATTCGTCTGGCCGATGAGATTTTTCCCTGGGACCATCTTAGCGTGGGGGTGGAAAAACGCTGGCTGCTACTGGACTGGCAGGCCGCCGCAGCGGGCGAAACCAAAATAGATTGCCGCCAGCACTGTTACCATTGCGGCATTTTAACCGCCTTCAAGGGCTTGCGGGCCAACACCCCGCCGGCGGCTTGGGCCTGTCCGCCTGTCCGTAATCCTCGCTGGCAGAAATTGGCGACTCAAGGTGAAGTTATTGGTCTAACTCCGGTGGTCAAAGCCGCGATGGCTAAAAGCAGAGCGCCCGAAGGATAAGTCCAACGTCGTTGGTCGTCTTTCCTCCAAATTTTTACTCTACCACCATCTCCGGTTTAACCACCCCAATAAAGGGCAAATTTCTGAATTTCTCATCCAAATCCAGGCCGTAGCCAAACACAAATTTATTGGGGATCACAAAGCCGGTGTAATCAATGGCAATGTCTACCTCGCGGCGTTCGGCTTTGTCTAACAGCGTGCAGATTTTGAGGCTGGCCGGTTGGCGGGCAATGAGGTTGCGGGTGATATAATCCAGGGTGTGGCCGGAATCAATAATGTCTTCCACAATCAAAACGTGCCGCCCATCAATGGGCTGGTCCAGGTCTTTTAAAATGCGTACCACGCCCAATGATTCTCTAATTTCCTTGCCGTAACTGGAAACGGCCATAAAGTCAATCTCGTGGGGAATGGTCAGGCAGCGCATCAGGTCGGTTAAAAATAACACGCCTCCTTTTAAAATACACAGCAACAGTAAATCTTGGCCGGTGTAATCCGCCGAAATTTGCTCGCCCAATTCCCTGATCCGGGTTTGCAATTGCTCTGCCGGAATCAATTCTTCCCCCAGGTATTTTGCCCATGGTTCGGTCATAAACATTGCCTCATCATTTTCTTTTTAAAATCCGCCAAAGCGGCTTCGCACCCCATCCAGGGTGGCTTCCGTGCCTGATCCTGCCTCAGCGGGCATCGCCAACCATTCAGGCTCACCTTCAAGTTCTTGCAGCCAATCAGGGTATCGGGTATTTCGTCAGACATCTCAATTCGTTTTCAGTATGCCTTGGGCCGGGGCGCCTTGTGGCGTTTCTGTCCCCCAAGCAACAGCAGCGTTATTTCAATGCCAGCAGCGCCGCCTGTTGCGCCAACAACTGCTCAATTCCGTGATGCGCCAGGTCAAGCAAAGCCGTCAAAGTCTCCCGGCCAAGCGGCTTTCCTTCAGCCGTGCCCTGAATCTCCACAAATTTGCCCCCGCCGGTCATCACCACATTCAAATCTACCTCGGCGGCGGCGTCTTCCTCGTAACACAGGTCCAGCAAAAGCTCATGGTTAACCACCCCGGCGCTGACAGCCGCAACCGGCGGGCGTAGCACGTTTGCCGGAACTTGGCCCATCTCGATCAATTTTTGCAGGGCCAGGGCCACGGCTACGTATCCCCCGGTAATGCTGGCCGTGCGCGTGCCGCCATCAGCCTGAATCACGTCGCAATCAACAATGAGGGTGCGCGATCCCAACCGGTCCAGGTCCACCCCGGCCCGGAGCGCCCGGCCAATCAAGCGCCGGATTTCCTGGGCGCGGGCGCTCTCGCCGCCCCGCCGCCGAGAAATCCGCTGGTGGGTAGCGCGGGGCAACATAGCGTATTCGGCGGTCAGCCAGCCGCCGCCGGATGCTTCTCGCCAGGCCGGCACTTGCTCTTCAACGGACACGTTGCACAAAACGCAGGTCTGGCCAATTTCCACCAGCACGCTGCCCTCGGCGTAACGGGTAAAATTGGGCGTAAACTTAACGGGGCGGAGTTGGTTGTTGGCGCGGTTGTCTAATCTGGGCATTTTTAGGCACGGTTAATCTTATGCAACTTTTTGAATCTCAGGCCGTATAGGGTTATAGATTTGACCAGAAATAACAGAGATAACAGCTCATCTATCTATATGGAGGAAAAACAATGAGTATTATCCATCGCGTATTAGATAAAGACATTCATCTGCTAAAATTAAACTGCCCTTTGTATGGCTGTTGGGCCAAAGAATTGGAGGCCAAGTTTCAAGATGCGTTTGCGCGAGGGGCCAGGCAGATGGTGCTTGATTTGGAAGAGGTGACTTTTGTTGATTGTACGGGCCTGGCCGCCTTGGTGGCCGGCTACAGACTCTTTGGCAGTCGCCAACAAAACTTTCGCCTGGTTGGGCTGCAAGATCAACCCAAGCTGCTGCTTGAGTTGACCATGTTCGACCGCATCTTCCAGGTTTTTGACACCGTGTTTGAGGCAACAGGTTCCAAGCCGGTGCGGCCCTTACAACCAACCGTGTCCAATTTTGCCGTACAGCCAACCGTTTAAGTTGATCCACCTGCTTTGAGGCAACAGCGCCCGGCCAGCGCCGGGCACGCCAAGCCGGAATTCCAATAGAAAATGACACCGCAGCCACAGCTAACTTGAAAATTCAACTGGCCAGGGTTTGAAACAAAAAGTTGTGGTAATTGCGGTGTCATTTTTTCTTCTGGGTTTTTTGACCCCCAAACTTGTTTGAGTTCAGACTTGTTTGGGCCCAAATTCAGTTTGGGGACGAGAGAAATTATTTCTCAATACCTTAGCTCTTCATAAATTCGTCAATAGCGGTTTTGCTGATGCGGTATTTGCTGCCGATTTTTTTGGCTTTCAACTCGCCAGAATCACACAAACCAACCACATCCTCTATTTCAACGCCCATATACTCGGCGGCTTCAGATACGCCCATGATGTCGGGAATTTCTTTAGCGCCGCCGGCCGGCGCAGCTTGGGCCTGACCCCCGGCCGGTTGCTGCATACCGCTGAACATCCCGGCCATCATCTGGCCCATCCCCATGCCGGCGCCCATACCCGTGCCCAAGCCAACGCCTGTTCCGGCTCCACCGCCGCCCTGCGATGACTTTTGAATGGTCTCCAAAGCCTGAAGCTGCATATACATCTGCGCATCCAGCAACCCCATCTGCTTCAGTTTGTCGGCGGAGGTTTCCAGTGGGCTAAGGCCGCCAATGGTAATGCTTTTGAGCAGCAGCCCCATGGCCTCAAATTGATCCTGGGCCTTGATCTTGATGGCCGTCGCCATCTCGTCCATCATAGACTGGGCCTTCATCAAGTTGCCAGGATTAACCTCGGCAAACCAGTCTGTGGCTGCCTGGGTAATTGAGTTGGTGAGCCGCATTTTAACCGCGTTAATGTCTAAAGTAGACTGGCCGCCGCCC
It encodes:
- the hpt gene encoding hypoxanthine phosphoribosyltransferase — protein: MTEPWAKYLGEELIPAEQLQTRIRELGEQISADYTGQDLLLLCILKGGVLFLTDLMRCLTIPHEIDFMAVSSYGKEIRESLGVVRILKDLDQPIDGRHVLIVEDIIDSGHTLDYITRNLIARQPASLKICTLLDKAERREVDIAIDYTGFVIPNKFVFGYGLDLDEKFRNLPFIGVVKPEMVVE
- a CDS encoding STAS domain-containing protein; its protein translation is MSIIHRVLDKDIHLLKLNCPLYGCWAKELEAKFQDAFARGARQMVLDLEEVTFVDCTGLAALVAGYRLFGSRQQNFRLVGLQDQPKLLLELTMFDRIFQVFDTVFEATGSKPVRPLQPTVSNFAVQPTV
- the rph gene encoding ribonuclease PH codes for the protein MPRLDNRANNQLRPVKFTPNFTRYAEGSVLVEIGQTCVLCNVSVEEQVPAWREASGGGWLTAEYAMLPRATHQRISRRRGGESARAQEIRRLIGRALRAGVDLDRLGSRTLIVDCDVIQADGGTRTASITGGYVAVALALQKLIEMGQVPANVLRPPVAAVSAGVVNHELLLDLCYEEDAAAEVDLNVVMTGGGKFVEIQGTAEGKPLGRETLTALLDLAHHGIEQLLAQQAALLALK
- a CDS encoding SPFH domain-containing protein: MAVSELIELTQEMKDRIVQRWPEQGEGRIKMGAQLIVHQAQAAVFYRDGKSLDTFGPGRHTLTTANIPLITKLFSKLLTGQDSIFAANVFYVAVREFPQEGWGTRQPIAMQTPGQGLGWLLLGAHGTFGFEVNDPKRVVDTFVGGGQSTLDINAVKMRLTNSITQAATDWFAEVNPGNLMKAQSMMDEMATAIKIKAQDQFEAMGLLLKSITIGGLSPLETSADKLKQMGLLDAQMYMQLQALETIQKSSQGGGGAGTGVGLGTGMGAGMGMGQMMAGMFSGMQQPAGGQAQAAPAGGAKEIPDIMGVSEAAEYMGVEIEDVVGLCDSGELKAKKIGSKYRISKTAIDEFMKS
- a CDS encoding TIGR03960 family B12-binding radical SAM protein, coding for MRIDDRQLDRILATVQKPARYVGGEFNSVVKDWANPQILTKVALVFPDLYDLGMSNLGLAILYDLLNGRDDVLAERVYAPWPDLEAKLRDGEVPLYALESRRELRDFDLIGFSLPYPQLYTNVLNILNLGRLPLLSRRRDETYPLVCAGGNAALNPEPMADFIDFFVLGEGEDVIIEIIQTMRQVTGQDRGTQLRRLARIPGVYVPRFYAITTYADGTIAKVEPQVAEAAGHIVKRIAPLLPPPVTRFVVPFVDVVFNRASIEIQRGCTRGCRFCQAGMVFRPVRERSLAELLETVERIMTDTGHEEIGLLSLSSSDYSRIGPLVQAISEKYGDQVLNISLPSLRIESFSADLLEMLQGGRKSSFTFAPEAATDRMRRVINKYISTADLLQTAEEVYRRGWRLIKLYFMIGQPTETEADVRAIAHLAKQVLAIGRKYHGGRAKVRVGVSTFVPQPHTPFQWAGLAPLAEIRSKQALLRQEFGAGESGRGLIFDWNEPEESLLEAVLARGDRRLGVVIKSAWERGAKFDAWNEWFRLEAWQQAFAKHKLDPAWYAHRIRLADEIFPWDHLSVGVEKRWLLLDWQAAAAGETKIDCRQHCYHCGILTAFKGLRANTPPAAWACPPVRNPRWQKLATQGEVIGLTPVVKAAMAKSRAPEG